GCTTCGACTCTATGTTGGAGAGTCTGAGGAACTCCTCCTTTATCCTCTCGTCCTTCTCCATTTTTGCCAGCTGAGCGTAGAGAACTGAATCAGCGTACTCGTCCCTGTAGAACTCCCTCGCGAGCTTCAGCATCTCGCCCATCTGCCCACCCACACCTTGTTCTCCCCAGGGATTAATAAGCTCTCCGGACCGGAGGGTTTATATATTCAGAGATTTTTATAACTCCATCGCAACTTATAATGGTGGTCGCTATGTTCGAGGAGATAGACGACTTCGACGAGGCCTTCAAGAGACTCCTCGACGAGGTTCTTGAGTTTGATATCTCGAATCCCTTCGAGGACGTTGAAAAGGTTCTCTGCATAGAGCCTCATCCTGATGACTGTGCCATCGGTCCCGGGGGAACGATAAAGAAGCTGACAGATAGGGGAATCGAGGTTGTTTACCTCTGCCTCACCGACGGCTCGATGGGAACCACCGACGAGTCCGTTTCAGCGCACGAACTTGCCTTAATAAGGCGGAAGGAGGAGGAAGAGAGCGCCAAAATGCTCGGCGTTGATAGAATTCTCTGGCTCGACCACAGGGACACGGAGCTTGAATACACCCCGGAAGTTCGAAACGAGATCGTCAAGATAATAAGGGCCGAGAAGCCGGGAGCGGTTCTCGTCCCAGACCCGTGGCTTCCCTACGAGGCCCATCCGGACCACAGGAGGGCCGGTTACCTTGGAGTCGATGCAGTCGCCTTCTCCCAGCTCCCCAACGTGGCCAGAAGCGACCTCTACGCGGGACTGAAGCCCCACCAGGTAGATGTTCTCGGCTTCTACTACACAGCTAAGCCCAACTACTTCGTGGACATAACCGACGTCATGGAGCTAAAGCTCAGGGCCATAAGAGCACATAAGAGCCAGTTCACCGATGAAGTATGGGAGAAGTGGGAGCCGTTCCTGAGGACGGTGGGGCTGTTCTACGGAAAGAAGGCAGGAGTGAAGTACGCCGAGGGTCTGCGCTTCTTCCCGGCACTGTTCCTGCACATAACGCCCTTCGCGGAGCTAGTCTAGCTCCATCTCCACCATTCTCTCCAGCTCGTTGAGGAACCTGTCGAGGTGCATCGTGTCAAGGCCGAACTTCCTTATCGGCTCGTACTTCTCCGGTTCGTCGGTTACGAGAAGGCTTCCGGTGTATATGGCTGTCGCTGCCGTCAGGATGTCCTCGAGGTCGAGCATCTTACCCGCCTTGAGGAGATGGGCCTCTATCTTGGCCCCCTTCGTTACTATGGCATCCTCCAAGGGCACTATCGTGTAGATGTCCCTGAGTATCTCGAGTTCTCTCTCGACGTTCTTCTTGAGGTAGGCCCTGACGGAGAGGTAGCGGTAGACCGTCACGATGGAGAGGGAGACATTGAATCTAGCCAGCGTTATTTCGAGCTGCCTCTTCCTGCTGGCTGTGTGCATCTTCAGCAGGGCCTTGCTGTCGAAGGTTATATCGAGCGGCAGGGGCATTTTCAACTCCCCTTCTTCTTTTCGAGCAGGTTTATCAGCATCTCCGCTTCCTCGTCGTCCATTATCACGTTGTCGACCTTCTTGTCCAGCTCGACCAGATGCCAGGTCTCTATGAGCTTCTGGAGGACTTCATCGTACGAGCGCGCGTCGAGCTTGTCCTTGAGCATCTTTATTTTCTTCCAAGTGCTCTCGTCAACGGCTATCGTCTTCATTCCAACCCCTCCCTCACGACTCTCGAGTAGGTCTCAACGCTCTTCCTGCGCGGAATTCTCTCCTTGGTTATCAGATCCACCTCGTAGAGGCCAAAGCGTATCTTGAAGCCCATGGCCCACTCGTAGTTGTCCGTTAAGGCCCAGTGGAAGTAGCCGCGGACGTCGGCGCCGTTCTCGACGAGTCGTTTCACCTGCTCAACGTGCTCGGTTATATACCTTGGCCTCAAGACGTCCTTTGAATCGGCCACGCCGTTCTCCGTTATGAAGACCGGCTTTCCGTATTCGCTCGCCTCCATAGTTGAGTCGTAGAGACCTTTGGGATAGAGTTCCCAGCCGAAGTCGCTGGTTGGATAGTTATCGGGTGAAACGCTCTTGGGGTTCCCGGAGTAGCCGTAGCCCTCAACTCCAACGAAGCTGACCATTGGGAGCTCCTCGAACTTCGGCTCGACCCATTTAACGACCTCTCTAGTGTAGTAGTTGTTCCCTATCCAGTCGTTTCTGGCGAGGTGCTTTATCTTAACTTCTTCCCAGTTCAGGTCGAGGTCAACTCTACCCTCGTTGACGGCGTTGAGGAAGAGTCTGTTGTGGAAGTAGTCGTAGTTCGCGGCAGCTCTGGCATCGCGCTCGTCGTTGGGCCTGTAGGGATACGCAGGGATTATGTTGAGGATTATGCCAACTGGAGCCTTCGAGAACTCCTTCACGGCATCGTAGGCCCTCGCGTGGGCAACCATCTGGTTGATTATCACCCTCTTAGCCGCATCGGGATTAAGAATCCCCGGCGGCCAGCCGACGTAGGGGGCGAGGTAGCCAAGCTCCACCGTTACCATAGGCTCGTCGAAGGTGGCCCAGTAATCCACTAGGTCGCCGAACTTCCAGGCGGAATAGGCGGCGAACTTCACGAACTCGACGATGTTCCCCTCATCGACCCAGCCCTTAGCTTTTGAGCCTTCAAACTCACTCCTCGTCCAGAGGGGATCGTGGACCCAGATGGGCAGGGTCTGGTGGTTGAGGGTAACGAAGGTGGAAAAGCCCATCTTCTTGAGGTTTTTGAGAACCGCGCGGTAGTGGTTAACCGCGTGAACGTTTGCCATCCCGTCGAGGGATTCCAGCGTCTCTTTGGTTATCTTTATCCCTTTTATCAGTCCGTAAGAGTCTCTCTCCACTTCAACCTCAACGCCCTTTGTCGGGCAGGGAAATATCCTGCTCCACTCTATCGTGAGCTGGTAGGCGTTGAGACCAATGTTTTTTGCCAGGCGGTGGTCGATCTCGTAGAGTTCGTAGTTGTTTATTCCCTCCTCCGGCAGATCACCGCTGACGAGGTCGTTCTTTATGTTGAAGGGATCCCTCACCCAGGCCCACCAGTCCGTCCTGGAGTCGATGTTCCTCCTGAGGGGATCACCCATCTCGAACTGGAAGGCCGATTGAACCACTCCCCAGTGAAAGTTTTCCATGAGCTTCACCTAGTCGAGTTATAGATTTCATGGTTTTTATAATTTTCCACTGTAGACATTTGAACTTCGATGTAGCTCATGTGCGGCTGAACGTCCCTGAATTGACGAACTTATAAGGGCATTCGAACCCATCAGTGTTCACCAAAAAGCTTATATAGATTCGGCAAGTGTTATAAAATTGACATTGTTTATAATGAGGTGGGAAACTATGAAAAAGTATCTCGCCCTGGCCTTCGTGGCTCTTTTGATTGGAAGCCTTGGGGGCTTCGCCTCAGTCAGCGCAGAGGACTTTCCGAGGAGTGAAACCATCTATACCGCCAACAGCGCCCCTCCGACCAGCGCCAACCCCTTCCAGGGAGGAAACATAATAGGCATCGACGGATTGGTTTTTGAACCCCTCTTCATGCTGAACTTCATGACGACCGAGCTGAAGCCCTGGCTCGCGGAAGAAGGTAAGTGGGTTGACAGCACGACCTTTGAGGTCAAGCTCCGCGAGGGGACCAAATGGCAGGACGGACAGCCCCTCACCGCCGAGGACGTCAAGTTCTCCTTCGAGTACTACGAGAGGCTCGGCCTCAAGAAGATCGAGGGCCTCAAGGAGATAAAGGTCGTCGACGACAGGACCGTCCAGTTCATCTTCTCCGGCCAGCCCAACATCTGGGTCTGGAGGAGCAACCTCTACACCACTCTAATAATACCTAAGCACGTGTTTGAAAACCTCGACCCCGAGAAGGTTAAGACGATGACCTTCACCGGCGACGAGCAGAAGTACCTCGTCGGTTCCGGAGCCTACAAGCTCAAGGAAGTCGTCCAGCAGCAGAAGTCGATACTCGAGAGGAACGACGACTGGTGGGGGGTCAAGTACTTCCCCAAGCCGGCAGCCAAGTACATAATACAGCTCTACATAAGCTCCAACGACCAGGCCGCCAACGCCTTCCTCAAAGGCGACCTCGATGTTGCTACCTACTACCTCGACATCGAGTCCCTCAAGAACCAGAACCCGGACATCGTCAGCTGGCTCGACAGGCCGCCCTACTTCCCGCCGGTTGTCCCGGTCGTTCTCTACTTCAACACCCAGCGCGAGCCTATGAACATGCCGGCCTTCAGAAGGGCCATCGCCATGGCCATAAACCCGGAACAGATCGTCCAGCAGGGACCGATAAGTGACGTTCCAGACCAGACCCCGCTCGGTCCGATAATGCAGGGCTGGAAGGACAAGATCGGTGCCAAGGACCTCATCAAGGAGTACGGCTGGGAGTACGGAAACCTCCAGAAGGCGAGTGAGATACTCGACCAGCTTGGAATAAAGGATACCGACGGCGACGGAATCAGGGAGTACAATGGCAAGCCCCTCGAGCTCCACTTCGTCACCTGCGCAGGCTGTTCCGACTGGATACAGACCGGTGAGATAATCGCCAACCAGCTCAAGCCGCTCGGGATAAAGGTCGTCATCGACAAGGGTGACTGGACCAACTTCTTCATGCACAAGCTCAACACCGGTGACTTCGATCTGGCCCTCCACTGGGCCGGAACCTTCAAGGCCGACCCGTACAGCGTCTACCACAGCCTCATGTACTACCACAACGAGACCGACAAGGGAGCGGCCAACTTCGGCAACTACCACAACGAGCAGGTCAACGAGCTCCTCCAGAAGCTCTCCGCCACTCCGAACGAGGACGAGCAGATTCAGTACCTCAAGGAGCTGACGAAGATATGGCTCCAGGACGTACCCGCCGTCCCGATCTACACCGGAACCGTCTTCTACGAGGCCAATACCAAGTACTGGAAGAACTGGCCGAACGAGAAGAACCCCTACGGGGTGCCGATATTCTGGCCAGGCTTCGGAACCTGGGGAACGGCCCTGGCACTCTTAGGCGTCCAGCCGGCACAGGGACCGACAAGCACGAGCTCGCCCAGTGGAAGCCCGACAACAACGACCAGCGGTGGTGGAAGCACCTGTGGTCCGGCCGTTCTGGTTGGTCTGGCGTTGATACCTCTCGTCCTGTACAGGAGGAAACGCTAATTTTCTTTTCTACCATTTTAAATTTTGACGGAATCGGTTTAACGGAGGGAACTCTATGGGGTTCAAGAAGTACCTCGCCCAAAAAACCACCGTTTACCTGATAACCTTCGTCTTCGCGGTCACATTGAACTGGCTCCTCCCGAGGCTGATGCCCGGAAACCCGATAGAGGCAATGATAGAGTCAAACCTCAACCTAGCCCCCGGGGAGAAGGAGATACTCATAAAGTTCTACGAGGATCTCTACGGCCTCAACGAGCCCCTCTGGAGGCAGTTTGTGAACTTCTGGGTCAGGCTCTTCCACGGGGACCTCGGATACAGCCTTCTCTACAAGGCCCCGGTGAGCGATCTAATAAGGAACGCCCTTCCCTATGACATTGTTCTCCTTCTCCCGGCCATAGCACTGAGCTGGCTTGTTGGAAACTGGCTGGGTGCGATGGCGGGCAAGAACAGGAGATACGACCGCTACATGATGCCCCTGTTCTACTTCCTCGCGAGCATGCCCTACTTCTGGTTCGCGATGCTCCTCGTCTATTTTATAGGTGTTGAACTCGGCTGGCTCCCCTATCAGGGTGCCTACGATCCATCGCTCGTTCCCTCGCTCTCGTGGGAGTTCATAAAGAGCTTCATAGAACACTGGATACTGCCCTTCCTGAGCCTCTTCGTGGTCATGATAGGGAGCTGGGCCATAGGGATGCGCAACATGATAATCTACGAACTTGAGGCAGACTACGTCCGCTATCTTGAGGCCCTTGGGGCGAGCGAGAAGCTCATGACGAAGCACGCCTACAGGAATGCTATTCTGCCCCAGGTAACAGGTCTGGCCCTCCAGCTCGGCCTAATGGTAGCAGGGGCGATAGCGACGGAGATAGTCTTCAACTACCCCGGTGTGGGAGTCCTGCTAATGAACGCCGCCCTGAGCCAGGACTACTTCCTCCTTCAGGGAGCGTTCTTAATGGTTGTCATCTCCGTCCTTGCGGCCAACTTCATCATAGACATCGTCTACGCCTTCATCGACCCGCGCGTCAGGAGCAGCTACACGGAGGGTTGAACATGGCCAGGGAAAGCGGTCTCTACAAGTTCAAGCTTGCCATGAGGAACACCAAGTTCCGCTTCGGCTTTGGCCTGCTAGCGTTCTTCATCATATTCGCCTTAATCGGTCCGTTATTTACCCCATTCGCGTGGGACGGCCTCTACTACGAGAAGCTCCCCAACAGCAACATGGAGGTCGCCACCTATTCCACGAAAACCCTGCCGCCGATGAGCCACGAGACCCTTGTTACCTACCTCGGCAACCACGTCGACGTTCTCCACATACTCGGAACGGACAAGCTCGGAAAGGACCTCTACGCCCAGCTGGTCTACGGTCTGAGGACAAGCCTCTGGATAGCGACTCTCGCTGCGATAATCGGCACCATACTCGGAATTACAATAGGCTTCGTGGCCGGCTACAAGGGAGGACTCACGGACGAGCTCCTCATGATGTTCGTCAACATAATGCTCGTCATACCCTCGATAGTTCTCCTGATCCTGGTTGCCGCCTACCTCGAAGCCAGAAGTCCCGAGGTTCAGGCCCTCATAATAGGCCTCACTGGCTGGCCGTGGGTCGCCAGGGCCGTTCGCTCCCAGACGCTCTCACTCAAGAACAGGGAGTTCGTCAACCTCGCCAGGCTCGCGGGATTGGGCGACCTCAGGATAATCTTTGAGGAGATAATGCCCAACATGATATCCTACATCTTCATGGTTGCGATCTTACAGTTCAGTGGGGCGATACTGGCATCGGCAACCCTCGACTTCATCGGCCTCGGCCCCACAACGGCGGTATCGCTCGGAACCATACTCCAGAAGGCCATAGCCCACAACGCCCTTCAGTTCGGCTGGTGGTGGTGGTTCATCCCGCCCGGGCTGATAATAACGCTGATCATCACGGCGTTGTTCTTCATCAACCTCGGAATGGAGGAGGTATTCAACCCGCGCTTGAGGAGGGAGTGAGATGGCACTGCTCAGCGTTGAGAACCTCAGGATATACTACAACACGCCCGTGGGCCAGGTCAAGGCCGTGGACGGCGTTACGTTCGAGGTTAGAGAGGGCGAAGTTTTCGGCATAGCGGGAGAGAGCGGCTGCGGTAAATCCACGCTCGTCCACTCCCTCATACTCAGAAAGCCGCCGATGGTTCACGTGGGAGGAAAGGCCATCTTCAAGGGGAGAGACCTGATGACGCTCAGCGAAGAGGAGGCGAGAAAGATACGCTACACCGAACTCTCGATAATTCCTCAGTACGCCATGAACGCCCTTAACCCCACGAAGAAGATAAAGGACATCGTCTGGGACCTCGCGAGGGAGCACGGCTACAGGGACAGGGATGAAGTAGAAAAGCTCCTCCGCGAGAGGCTGGCGATGGTGAAGCTCTCGCCCAAGGTTGCCGACATGTATCCAGTAGAACTCAGCGGTGGAATGAGGCAACGAGCGACTATGGTTGTTTCCACCCTCCTCAATCCGGACCTTCTCATAGCGGATGAAGTGACTTCAGCCCTCGATGTAACCACTCAGAGAGTCGTCATAGAGCTCCTCCACCATTTCATGGAAGAGGGCATAGTGAAGTCGATAATCTTCGTGACCCACGACCTTGCACTTCTCGACAAGATAGCCGACCGTGTCATGATACTCTACGCTGGAAAGATGGCCGAAATCGGTCCCACGGAGGAGATAATCAACGATCCAGCCCATCCCTACACGAAGCTCCTCCTGGAGTCCCTGCCCAAGATGGGCATTCAGTACAAAAAGAAGAAGCTCCACGGAATTCCCGGCTATCCAATAAGCCTGCTCAATCCGCCAAGCGGCTGTCGCTTCTACACGCGCTGTCCTCACGTCATGGAGCGGTGCAAGGAAGAGGAGCCGCCAGTGGTAAAGGTGGGGGATGACCACTACGCGGCCTGCCACCTCCTCGGGGGTGATTCGAGTGAGTGAACTCCTGAAGGTCGAGAACCTCACCAAAGTGTTCACTTCAGGCCTCACAGGGGGCTATGAAATAAGGGCCGTTGACGGCATCAGCTTCACGGTGAAACCTGGGGAGATAGTTTCCCTCGTCGGGGAGAGCGGGAGCGGCAAGACCACCGTTGGAAAGCTGATACTCCGCCTCCTTACGCCCACATCCGGCAGGATACTCTTCGAGGGAGAGGACATCACGGAATTTGACAAAAAGAGACTGAAGACCGAATACTACAGAAAGGTTCAGGCAGTATTCCAGGACCCCTTCGCGAGCTTTAATCCCCTCCACGAGATAGACCGGGCCTTTGACCTCGTGTTCCGCTCTTTCCTGCCAAACGTGGGCAAGGAGGAGCGCGAAGAGATGATAGACCACGCGTTGGAGGGCGTTGGTCTGAACCCCTCTGAGGTTAGGGGTAAGTTCCCGCACCAGCTCAGCGGCGGCCAGCTTCAAAGGATACTCATTGCCAGAGCCCTCCTCGTTAGACCAAAGCTCCTCATAGCCGATGAGGCCGTCTCCATGCTCGATGCCAGCACGAGGATAGACGTTCTCAACCTTCTCGGGGACTTCAGAGACAAATACAACACCTCCGTCCTCTTCGTCACCCACGATCTCGCCCTCGGTTACTACATCAGTGATTCCACGATAATCATGTACCGCGGAACGATAGTGGAGATGGGGGACACCGAGAGGGTCTTCCACAACCCCCTCCACCCATATACCAAGATGCTCCTCGAGAGCGTCCCGGACATCAACGTGAAGTGGGAGTTTAAGGGGATAGAGCCAGAGAAGGAAGAGGGAGCCGTTTATCAGATCAAGGGGTGTAGGTACGCCCCGCGCTGTCCGCTAGCCTATGATAAGTGCTTCAGCGTCAGGCCCGAACTGGTCGAGGTTGAGAAGGATCACTGGGTCGCATGCCATCTTTACGGGGGTGAGTGAATGCACGCGACACTCCGGGAGATTAGAAAAACCCCCGAGGGGGTAAAAATTGCCCAGAGGGCATTTGAAGACTTCATAGCTCATCACGACTTCCGGTTACCGAGAGAAGTGGTATACACTGGTTGCGGCAGTTCCCACTTCCTGTCGCAGCCGCTGGCCATGGCAACCACCCGCCTTGGGGGCAGGGGGGTTTCGCTCCCCTGCTCCGAACTTCTGTATTCGAGGGAGTTCTATCCAATTGGAAACCCAGAACTCCTTGTTGCGATTTCACGCTCCGGCGAGACGACGGAGGCAGTAAACGCCCTGAAGTCCGCTGGAGTTCCAAAGTTCGCCCTGACT
This window of the Thermococcus siculi genome carries:
- a CDS encoding ABC transporter permease — its product is MARESGLYKFKLAMRNTKFRFGFGLLAFFIIFALIGPLFTPFAWDGLYYEKLPNSNMEVATYSTKTLPPMSHETLVTYLGNHVDVLHILGTDKLGKDLYAQLVYGLRTSLWIATLAAIIGTILGITIGFVAGYKGGLTDELLMMFVNIMLVIPSIVLLILVAAYLEARSPEVQALIIGLTGWPWVARAVRSQTLSLKNREFVNLARLAGLGDLRIIFEEIMPNMISYIFMVAILQFSGAILASATLDFIGLGPTTAVSLGTILQKAIAHNALQFGWWWWFIPPGLIITLIITALFFINLGMEEVFNPRLRRE
- a CDS encoding type II toxin-antitoxin system VapC family toxin encodes the protein MPLPLDITFDSKALLKMHTASRKRQLEITLARFNVSLSIVTVYRYLSVRAYLKKNVERELEILRDIYTIVPLEDAIVTKGAKIEAHLLKAGKMLDLEDILTAATAIYTGSLLVTDEPEKYEPIRKFGLDTMHLDRFLNELERMVEMELD
- a CDS encoding ABC transporter permease, with product MGFKKYLAQKTTVYLITFVFAVTLNWLLPRLMPGNPIEAMIESNLNLAPGEKEILIKFYEDLYGLNEPLWRQFVNFWVRLFHGDLGYSLLYKAPVSDLIRNALPYDIVLLLPAIALSWLVGNWLGAMAGKNRRYDRYMMPLFYFLASMPYFWFAMLLVYFIGVELGWLPYQGAYDPSLVPSLSWEFIKSFIEHWILPFLSLFVVMIGSWAIGMRNMIIYELEADYVRYLEALGASEKLMTKHAYRNAILPQVTGLALQLGLMVAGAIATEIVFNYPGVGVLLMNAALSQDYFLLQGAFLMVVISVLAANFIIDIVYAFIDPRVRSSYTEG
- a CDS encoding PIG-L deacetylase family protein yields the protein MFEEIDDFDEAFKRLLDEVLEFDISNPFEDVEKVLCIEPHPDDCAIGPGGTIKKLTDRGIEVVYLCLTDGSMGTTDESVSAHELALIRRKEEEESAKMLGVDRILWLDHRDTELEYTPEVRNEIVKIIRAEKPGAVLVPDPWLPYEAHPDHRRAGYLGVDAVAFSQLPNVARSDLYAGLKPHQVDVLGFYYTAKPNYFVDITDVMELKLRAIRAHKSQFTDEVWEKWEPFLRTVGLFYGKKAGVKYAEGLRFFPALFLHITPFAELV
- the bgaS gene encoding beta-galactosidase BgaS, yielding MENFHWGVVQSAFQFEMGDPLRRNIDSRTDWWAWVRDPFNIKNDLVSGDLPEEGINNYELYEIDHRLAKNIGLNAYQLTIEWSRIFPCPTKGVEVEVERDSYGLIKGIKITKETLESLDGMANVHAVNHYRAVLKNLKKMGFSTFVTLNHQTLPIWVHDPLWTRSEFEGSKAKGWVDEGNIVEFVKFAAYSAWKFGDLVDYWATFDEPMVTVELGYLAPYVGWPPGILNPDAAKRVIINQMVAHARAYDAVKEFSKAPVGIILNIIPAYPYRPNDERDARAAANYDYFHNRLFLNAVNEGRVDLDLNWEEVKIKHLARNDWIGNNYYTREVVKWVEPKFEELPMVSFVGVEGYGYSGNPKSVSPDNYPTSDFGWELYPKGLYDSTMEASEYGKPVFITENGVADSKDVLRPRYITEHVEQVKRLVENGADVRGYFHWALTDNYEWAMGFKIRFGLYEVDLITKERIPRRKSVETYSRVVREGLE
- a CDS encoding ABC transporter substrate-binding protein, whose protein sequence is MKKYLALAFVALLIGSLGGFASVSAEDFPRSETIYTANSAPPTSANPFQGGNIIGIDGLVFEPLFMLNFMTTELKPWLAEEGKWVDSTTFEVKLREGTKWQDGQPLTAEDVKFSFEYYERLGLKKIEGLKEIKVVDDRTVQFIFSGQPNIWVWRSNLYTTLIIPKHVFENLDPEKVKTMTFTGDEQKYLVGSGAYKLKEVVQQQKSILERNDDWWGVKYFPKPAAKYIIQLYISSNDQAANAFLKGDLDVATYYLDIESLKNQNPDIVSWLDRPPYFPPVVPVVLYFNTQREPMNMPAFRRAIAMAINPEQIVQQGPISDVPDQTPLGPIMQGWKDKIGAKDLIKEYGWEYGNLQKASEILDQLGIKDTDGDGIREYNGKPLELHFVTCAGCSDWIQTGEIIANQLKPLGIKVVIDKGDWTNFFMHKLNTGDFDLALHWAGTFKADPYSVYHSLMYYHNETDKGAANFGNYHNEQVNELLQKLSATPNEDEQIQYLKELTKIWLQDVPAVPIYTGTVFYEANTKYWKNWPNEKNPYGVPIFWPGFGTWGTALALLGVQPAQGPTSTSSPSGSPTTTTSGGGSTCGPAVLVGLALIPLVLYRRKR
- a CDS encoding ABC transporter ATP-binding protein, with the protein product MALLSVENLRIYYNTPVGQVKAVDGVTFEVREGEVFGIAGESGCGKSTLVHSLILRKPPMVHVGGKAIFKGRDLMTLSEEEARKIRYTELSIIPQYAMNALNPTKKIKDIVWDLAREHGYRDRDEVEKLLRERLAMVKLSPKVADMYPVELSGGMRQRATMVVSTLLNPDLLIADEVTSALDVTTQRVVIELLHHFMEEGIVKSIIFVTHDLALLDKIADRVMILYAGKMAEIGPTEEIINDPAHPYTKLLLESLPKMGIQYKKKKLHGIPGYPISLLNPPSGCRFYTRCPHVMERCKEEEPPVVKVGDDHYAACHLLGGDSSE
- a CDS encoding ABC transporter ATP-binding protein; this encodes MTTTRPATSSGVIRVSELLKVENLTKVFTSGLTGGYEIRAVDGISFTVKPGEIVSLVGESGSGKTTVGKLILRLLTPTSGRILFEGEDITEFDKKRLKTEYYRKVQAVFQDPFASFNPLHEIDRAFDLVFRSFLPNVGKEEREEMIDHALEGVGLNPSEVRGKFPHQLSGGQLQRILIARALLVRPKLLIADEAVSMLDASTRIDVLNLLGDFRDKYNTSVLFVTHDLALGYYISDSTIIMYRGTIVEMGDTERVFHNPLHPYTKMLLESVPDINVKWEFKGIEPEKEEGAVYQIKGCRYAPRCPLAYDKCFSVRPELVEVEKDHWVACHLYGGE